A stretch of the Bacillus licheniformis DSM 13 = ATCC 14580 genome encodes the following:
- a CDS encoding LTA synthase family protein, whose amino-acid sequence MKRFIKERGLAFFLIAAILLWLKTYAAYVIEFNLGITNTVQHILLFVNPISSSLFFLGLGLLFKKKIQQTAIIVIHFLMSFLLYANVVYYRFFSDFITLPAIMQAKTNGGQLGDSIFSLMHPLDVLYFIDTFILIGLAVFYNRPSETTTKRPFKIVMGASILVFLANLAVAEIDRPELLTRSFDRNYLVKYLGTYNFTIYDAVQNIKSNSQRALASSSDVTEVENYIKANHDKPNAEYFGKAKGMNVVYISLESLQTFLIDYKLDGKEVTPFLNSLAHDNETFYFDNFFHQTGQGKTSDAEFMMDNSLYPLSQGSVFINKAQNTLQSAPAILKSQGYTSAAFHGNYKTFWNRNEMYKAIGYDKFFDATYYDMSEDKTKNYGLKDKPFFEESMPLLKSLKQPFYTKFITLSNHFPFEMDEGDTDFPAGDTGDSVVDHYFQSANYMDQALEQFFNDLKKAGLYDNTIVVMYGDHYGISENHNKAMAKVLGKDITPYENAQLQRVPLFIHAPGVKGIKSHKYGGEVDVAPTLLHLMGVNTKDYLMSGSDLLSPEHREIIPFRNGDFVSPEYTKTNGNYYDTKTGELLNEKDIDPNIEEAVKKELEMSDKIVDGDLLRFYKPKGFKAINPSDYDYTNHNPKTSESDAAQTTKSDSGQ is encoded by the coding sequence TTGAAAAGATTTATTAAGGAAAGAGGCCTTGCCTTCTTCCTGATAGCCGCTATATTGCTATGGCTAAAAACTTATGCTGCGTATGTAATTGAATTTAATTTAGGAATAACCAACACAGTACAACACATTTTGCTTTTTGTGAATCCGATTAGCTCAAGCTTGTTCTTTCTTGGATTGGGACTCTTGTTCAAGAAAAAAATACAGCAGACAGCGATTATAGTGATTCATTTTTTAATGTCTTTTTTGCTATATGCGAACGTTGTATACTACAGATTTTTCAGCGACTTTATCACGCTGCCTGCAATCATGCAGGCAAAAACAAACGGAGGACAGCTCGGGGACAGCATCTTCTCGCTTATGCACCCGCTTGATGTTCTGTATTTCATCGACACCTTTATTTTAATCGGGCTGGCTGTTTTCTATAACAGACCATCTGAAACAACAACGAAGCGTCCGTTTAAAATTGTGATGGGAGCAAGCATCCTCGTCTTCCTCGCCAACCTGGCCGTTGCCGAGATCGATCGTCCGGAGCTTCTGACCCGTTCTTTTGACCGCAACTACCTTGTGAAATATTTGGGAACCTACAACTTCACAATCTATGATGCGGTGCAAAATATCAAGTCAAACAGCCAGCGCGCACTGGCAAGTTCCAGCGACGTAACGGAAGTTGAGAACTATATTAAAGCCAATCATGATAAGCCGAATGCCGAATACTTCGGAAAAGCGAAAGGCATGAACGTGGTTTACATTTCACTGGAATCACTTCAGACCTTCCTGATCGATTATAAGCTCGACGGCAAAGAAGTCACGCCATTCTTAAATTCACTGGCGCACGACAATGAAACGTTTTATTTCGATAACTTTTTCCACCAAACCGGACAAGGTAAAACGTCCGACGCCGAATTTATGATGGACAACTCGCTGTATCCTTTATCGCAAGGGTCAGTGTTCATTAATAAAGCGCAAAACACGCTGCAGTCGGCTCCGGCCATTTTGAAGTCTCAAGGCTATACATCAGCGGCGTTCCACGGCAACTACAAAACGTTCTGGAACCGCAATGAAATGTATAAAGCCATCGGTTATGACAAATTCTTTGACGCTACGTATTACGATATGAGCGAAGATAAAACGAAAAACTACGGGTTGAAAGATAAACCGTTCTTTGAAGAATCAATGCCGCTGTTGAAAAGCCTGAAACAGCCGTTCTATACGAAGTTTATCACCCTTTCGAACCATTTTCCGTTCGAGATGGATGAAGGCGATACAGACTTCCCTGCCGGGGATACCGGCGACAGCGTCGTTGACCATTATTTCCAGTCGGCCAACTACATGGACCAGGCGCTTGAACAATTCTTCAACGACCTGAAAAAAGCCGGACTGTATGATAATACGATTGTCGTCATGTACGGGGACCACTACGGTATTTCTGAAAATCACAACAAAGCGATGGCCAAAGTTTTGGGCAAAGACATCACACCATATGAAAACGCCCAATTGCAAAGGGTGCCGCTGTTCATCCACGCGCCTGGGGTCAAGGGAATCAAATCCCATAAATACGGCGGCGAAGTCGATGTAGCCCCTACCCTGCTTCATTTGATGGGCGTGAATACGAAAGATTACCTGATGAGCGGTTCAGACCTTCTGTCACCGGAACACCGTGAAATTATTCCGTTCCGCAACGGCGATTTCGTCTCTCCGGAATATACGAAAACGAACGGAAACTACTATGACACGAAAACAGGAGAGCTACTGAACGAAAAAGACATCGATCCGAACATCGAAGAGGCCGTGAAAAAAGAACTCGAAATGTCGGATAAAATCGTCGACGGAGATTTGCTGCGCTTCTATAAACCGAAGGGCTTTAAAGCGATCAATCCGAGCGACTACGACTATACCAACCACAATCCGAAAACATCAGAATCTGATGCGGCGCAAACAACGAAATCGGATTCCGGACAATAA
- a CDS encoding DUF1992 domain-containing protein, whose protein sequence is MDFSSIVSEDKIKQAIKDGEFEGLPGMGKPLKKDDAAHVPEHLRMAYRVMKNAGMAGDEGALKKELMTIDDLIAKCADEDERERLIERKTETRLRLDRLADKKGMFSKPASAFYKEKVYRRLSGNKKR, encoded by the coding sequence ATGGATTTTTCGAGCATCGTTTCTGAAGACAAGATTAAGCAGGCCATTAAGGACGGCGAATTCGAAGGGCTTCCGGGAATGGGGAAACCTTTGAAAAAAGACGATGCCGCCCATGTTCCAGAGCATCTCCGCATGGCTTACAGAGTGATGAAAAACGCCGGAATGGCGGGGGATGAAGGCGCTTTAAAGAAAGAACTGATGACGATTGACGACTTAATCGCAAAGTGCGCGGATGAAGACGAGCGCGAGCGTTTAATTGAGAGAAAAACAGAAACCCGGCTCAGGCTCGACAGGCTCGCCGACAAAAAAGGCATGTTTTCCAAGCCTGCCTCAGCGTTTTATAAAGAAAAAGTGTACCGAAGGCTGAGCGGAAATAAAAAGCGCTAA
- a CDS encoding alanine/glycine:cation symporter family protein, with protein MERLLNWVEYISDWLWGPPLIILLTGTGVYLTILLKFFQFRYPLYIFKQTIGSVGKKPKGEGTVTPLQALTSALSSTVGAANIVGVPAAIMFGGPGAVFWMWLVALFAMAIKFSESVLAVHYREKNEEGEYVGGPMYYITKGLSMKWLGVFFSVALMIELVPSIMVQGNSVSASLAETFSFNRLYTGIGIAFLIGLVVIGGIKRIGKVTELAVPLMAGAYIGAGFLIVVTNLSSVPAFFSLIFSNAFTSSSAFGGFAGAAVAETVRWGFARGLYSNEAGMGTAPIAHAAAMTDHPVRQGFWAVIGIVVDTLLICTTTAFVVLASGVWTGENASSDPGALAAAAFRSYFGPVGGYFVSVSLVFFVLSTITVVIFYGVKQAEFLFGRLAGHVIKFIYLAAVVIGAAGGAKAIWGFLDLALVFILLPNILAVLLLSRKVRSLYDEFFTSEKYYLKDIGQQDGVYEGDEKVNNL; from the coding sequence ATGGAACGATTATTGAATTGGGTTGAATACATATCAGATTGGCTGTGGGGGCCACCGCTGATCATACTGCTGACAGGGACAGGAGTCTACTTGACGATCCTGCTGAAATTTTTTCAATTTCGCTATCCTCTCTATATCTTTAAGCAGACGATCGGAAGTGTCGGCAAAAAGCCGAAAGGAGAAGGGACGGTTACACCGCTGCAGGCTTTGACATCGGCTCTCAGCTCAACAGTCGGCGCCGCCAATATCGTCGGTGTGCCTGCGGCCATCATGTTCGGCGGTCCGGGAGCCGTTTTTTGGATGTGGCTGGTCGCGCTGTTTGCCATGGCGATCAAGTTTTCGGAAAGCGTCCTCGCCGTCCACTACAGAGAAAAAAATGAAGAAGGCGAATATGTCGGTGGACCGATGTATTACATTACAAAAGGGCTCTCCATGAAATGGCTCGGCGTCTTTTTTTCAGTAGCGCTGATGATCGAACTTGTACCGAGCATCATGGTGCAGGGAAATTCGGTTTCCGCATCGCTGGCTGAGACGTTCTCGTTCAATCGTTTATACACCGGAATCGGGATTGCTTTTTTGATCGGTTTAGTGGTGATCGGAGGGATTAAACGGATTGGAAAAGTGACGGAGCTCGCAGTTCCGCTTATGGCAGGGGCGTACATCGGGGCCGGTTTCCTGATTGTCGTCACAAACCTTTCCTCTGTACCCGCTTTTTTCTCTCTCATCTTTTCGAATGCGTTTACATCTTCTTCGGCATTCGGCGGCTTTGCAGGTGCGGCAGTTGCCGAAACCGTTCGCTGGGGGTTTGCACGAGGCCTTTATTCCAACGAAGCCGGGATGGGGACGGCGCCGATTGCCCACGCAGCGGCGATGACCGACCACCCTGTGAGACAGGGGTTCTGGGCGGTGATCGGCATCGTGGTCGATACGCTGCTGATTTGCACGACCACCGCCTTCGTCGTGCTCGCATCAGGCGTCTGGACCGGCGAAAACGCATCAAGCGATCCGGGGGCGCTGGCCGCAGCCGCATTTCGCAGCTATTTTGGCCCTGTGGGCGGATACTTCGTCTCTGTCTCGCTCGTTTTCTTTGTCTTATCAACGATCACAGTGGTCATTTTTTACGGTGTAAAACAAGCTGAATTTCTGTTCGGACGGCTCGCGGGACATGTGATTAAATTCATCTACCTGGCCGCCGTCGTCATCGGTGCTGCCGGAGGAGCAAAGGCGATATGGGGATTCCTCGATCTCGCGCTCGTTTTCATTCTTCTTCCGAATATTTTGGCGGTGCTGCTCTTGAGCAGAAAAGTAAGGTCTTTATATGATGAGTTTTTTACATCAGAAAAGTATTATTTGAAAGACATCGGTCAGCAGGACGGCGTTTATGAAGGTGACGAAAAAGTGAACAATTTATGA
- the treP gene encoding PTS system trehalose-specific EIIBC component, whose amino-acid sequence MTDLNQSARRIVDAVGGADNIAAVTHCVTRLRFALLDESKVNQEVLEQIDVVKGSFSTNGQFQVVIGQGTVNNVYAELVKATGIGESSKDDVKKASEKNMNPLQRAVKTLADIFIPILPAIVTAGLLMGINNILTAQDIFFSGKSIVEVYPQWADLANMINLIAGTAFAFLPALIGWSAVKRFGGNPLLGIVLGVMLVHPDLLNAWGYGAAEQSGEIPVWNLFGLEVQKVGYQGQVLPILLASYLLAKIERFLTKRTPESIQLLVVAPITLLVTGFASFIVLGPITFAIGNVLTSGLIAVFEQFAVLGGLLYGGLYAALVITGMHHTFLAVDLQLIGSKLGGTFLWPMLALSNIAQGSAALAMMFIVKDEKQKGLSLTSGISAYLGITEPALFGVNLRYRFPFVIAMISSGIAGMFISSQGVLASSVGVGGVPGIFSIMSQYWGAFAIGMAIVLIAPFAGTYLYAKLKMK is encoded by the coding sequence ATGACTGATTTGAATCAATCAGCGCGACGGATTGTCGATGCTGTCGGCGGTGCTGACAACATTGCAGCGGTAACCCATTGTGTAACGCGTTTGCGATTTGCATTGCTCGATGAAAGCAAAGTCAATCAAGAGGTGCTGGAGCAAATAGATGTTGTCAAAGGATCGTTTTCGACTAACGGCCAATTTCAAGTGGTGATCGGCCAAGGAACGGTCAACAATGTGTACGCGGAGCTGGTGAAGGCAACAGGAATCGGCGAATCGTCAAAGGATGATGTTAAGAAAGCCTCAGAGAAAAATATGAATCCTTTACAGCGTGCCGTGAAAACGCTTGCAGATATATTTATTCCAATATTGCCGGCGATTGTCACTGCCGGGCTGCTGATGGGGATCAACAATATCCTGACGGCTCAAGACATTTTCTTCAGCGGAAAATCAATCGTTGAAGTCTATCCGCAATGGGCGGATCTCGCTAATATGATTAACTTGATCGCGGGGACTGCTTTCGCATTTCTCCCTGCGCTAATCGGCTGGTCGGCCGTCAAGCGGTTTGGCGGAAATCCGCTGCTCGGCATCGTGCTCGGCGTCATGCTTGTGCACCCTGATTTGTTAAACGCCTGGGGATACGGGGCTGCGGAGCAAAGCGGAGAGATTCCTGTCTGGAATTTATTCGGTTTGGAAGTGCAGAAGGTCGGCTACCAGGGGCAGGTGCTTCCCATTTTGCTCGCTTCTTATTTGCTGGCAAAAATTGAGCGCTTTTTGACAAAGCGGACGCCTGAGAGCATTCAGCTCCTTGTTGTGGCACCGATTACGCTGCTTGTCACAGGTTTTGCTTCATTTATTGTCCTTGGACCGATTACATTTGCCATCGGAAATGTTTTAACATCAGGCCTTATTGCTGTCTTTGAACAATTCGCCGTACTGGGCGGACTGTTATACGGAGGGCTTTACGCCGCTCTCGTCATTACCGGAATGCATCATACATTCCTTGCCGTTGACCTTCAGCTGATCGGCTCAAAGCTCGGCGGAACATTTTTATGGCCGATGCTCGCGCTGTCCAATATTGCACAAGGTTCAGCCGCGCTTGCGATGATGTTTATTGTCAAAGATGAGAAGCAGAAAGGCCTGTCCCTGACATCCGGAATTTCAGCTTATCTCGGAATTACCGAACCGGCATTGTTCGGAGTGAATCTCAGATACAGATTTCCGTTCGTGATCGCGATGATCAGTTCGGGGATTGCCGGTATGTTCATTTCCTCGCAAGGGGTTTTGGCAAGCTCTGTCGGCGTCGGCGGCGTACCTGGAATTTTCTCTATTATGAGCCAATACTGGGGAGCGTTTGCGATCGGAATGGCGATCGTGTTGATCGCGCCGTTTGCCGGAACATATCTCTACGCAAAATTAAAAATGAAATAA
- the treC gene encoding alpha,alpha-phosphotrehalase, with protein METKENPWWKKAVVYQIYPKSFKDTTGNGVGDIRGIIEKLDYIKELACDVIWLTPIYQSPQNDNGYDISDYYSIHEEYGTMADFEELLEEAHKRGIKVIMDLVVNHTSTEHRWFKEAASGKENLYRDFYIWKDMKPNGAPPTNWESKFGGSAWEFHAESGQYYLHLYDVTQADLNWENEAVRKKVYEMMHFWFEKGIDGFRLDVINVISKDQRFPDDDEGDGRRFYTDGPRVHEFLNEMNREVFSKYDSMTVGEMSSTTIADCIRYTNPESRELDMVFNFHHLKADYPNGEKWALADFDFLKLKKILSEWQTEMNKGGGWNALFWCNHDQPRIVSRYGDDGKYRKKSAKMLATAIHMLQGTPYIYQGEELGMTNPKFDDISLYRDVESLNMYRILKEAGKPEAEIIEILKAKSRDNSRTPVQWNGEENAGFTAGTPWIPVPDNYKEINAEEALNDPDSIFYHYKKLNELRKEFDIITTGDYQLILEDDQELYAYLRNGADEKLLVINNFYGKETEFQLPDDIDIEGYDAKVLISNDTDLPESFKRFTVKPYQSIVYHLAKPC; from the coding sequence ATGGAAACGAAAGAAAATCCATGGTGGAAAAAAGCAGTCGTCTACCAAATTTATCCGAAAAGCTTTAAAGATACAACAGGAAACGGTGTCGGCGACATACGCGGCATCATCGAAAAGCTCGACTACATCAAGGAGCTCGCCTGTGATGTCATTTGGCTGACGCCGATTTATCAATCGCCGCAAAACGACAACGGCTATGACATCAGCGACTATTACAGCATCCATGAAGAATATGGAACAATGGCCGACTTTGAAGAGCTTCTTGAAGAGGCCCACAAGCGCGGCATAAAGGTGATCATGGATCTTGTCGTCAACCATACATCAACAGAGCACAGATGGTTTAAAGAAGCGGCGTCCGGCAAAGAAAATCTGTACCGCGACTTTTATATTTGGAAAGACATGAAGCCGAACGGCGCTCCGCCGACAAATTGGGAATCGAAATTCGGCGGCTCGGCGTGGGAGTTTCATGCAGAGAGCGGACAGTATTATCTCCATCTCTATGATGTGACACAGGCGGATTTGAATTGGGAGAATGAAGCAGTCAGAAAAAAAGTGTACGAGATGATGCATTTCTGGTTTGAAAAAGGAATCGACGGCTTCAGACTTGATGTCATCAATGTCATCTCAAAAGACCAGCGTTTCCCTGATGATGACGAGGGGGACGGACGCAGATTTTATACGGACGGGCCGAGGGTTCACGAGTTTTTGAATGAAATGAACAGGGAGGTTTTTTCAAAATATGACAGCATGACGGTCGGAGAAATGTCATCGACTACAATCGCAGATTGCATCCGGTATACAAACCCCGAAAGCCGTGAGCTCGATATGGTGTTTAACTTTCATCATTTAAAGGCCGACTATCCAAACGGGGAAAAATGGGCGCTTGCGGATTTTGATTTTCTAAAGCTGAAGAAGATTCTTTCTGAATGGCAGACGGAAATGAATAAAGGGGGCGGATGGAACGCATTGTTCTGGTGCAACCACGACCAGCCGCGGATCGTCTCACGGTACGGGGACGACGGAAAATACCGCAAAAAGTCTGCGAAAATGCTGGCAACCGCGATTCATATGCTTCAGGGAACGCCATACATTTACCAGGGAGAAGAGCTTGGGATGACCAACCCGAAATTCGATGACATCTCCCTTTACAGGGATGTCGAATCTCTCAATATGTACCGTATCCTGAAAGAAGCAGGGAAGCCGGAAGCCGAAATCATCGAAATCTTGAAAGCGAAATCCCGTGATAATTCGCGGACGCCGGTGCAGTGGAACGGAGAAGAAAATGCCGGGTTTACGGCGGGCACACCGTGGATTCCGGTGCCTGACAACTACAAAGAAATCAACGCAGAAGAAGCGCTCAACGATCCTGATTCGATTTTCTACCATTATAAAAAGCTGAATGAGCTCCGCAAGGAATTCGATATCATTACAACCGGCGATTATCAGCTCATACTGGAAGACGATCAAGAGCTTTACGCGTATTTGAGAAACGGAGCGGATGAAAAACTGCTGGTGATCAATAATTTTTACGGGAAAGAGACCGAGTTTCAGCTGCCTGACGATATTGATATTGAAGGCTATGATGCCAAGGTTCTCATTTCCAATGACACCGATCTTCCCGAGTCATTTAAACGCTTCACAGTGAAACCATATCAATCGATTGTTTATCATCTTGCCAAACCATGCTAA